In Chryseobacterium oranimense, a single window of DNA contains:
- the nth gene encoding endonuclease III domain-containing protein: protein MTKKQRAELVQRELDKLYPTTPIPLDHTDSYTLMVAVALSAQTTDKKVNQVTPHLFEVAGTPQRMAKLEEYQIKELIKEIGLSNTKAKNLKRMAELLLERHNGIVPQTYEELEALPGVGHKTASVVMSQGFGFPAFPVDTHIHRLMTQWKLTSGKNVVETEKDAKALFPEEVWNKLHLQIIYYGREYSPARGKGEKDFITKMMFEK from the coding sequence ATGACAAAAAAGCAAAGAGCTGAGCTTGTTCAGAGAGAACTGGATAAATTATATCCCACCACACCGATTCCTTTAGATCATACCGATTCTTATACCCTGATGGTTGCTGTAGCGCTTTCTGCACAGACAACGGATAAAAAAGTGAATCAGGTAACGCCCCACCTTTTTGAAGTCGCCGGAACTCCGCAAAGGATGGCCAAACTGGAAGAATACCAGATCAAGGAACTGATCAAAGAAATAGGATTATCCAATACCAAAGCCAAAAATCTTAAAAGAATGGCGGAACTTTTACTGGAAAGGCACAACGGTATCGTTCCCCAAACCTACGAAGAACTGGAAGCTCTTCCGGGAGTAGGGCATAAAACCGCTTCAGTGGTCATGAGCCAGGGTTTCGGATTTCCTGCTTTTCCGGTTGATACGCACATCCACAGACTGATGACGCAATGGAAGCTCACTTCAGGTAAAAACGTGGTAGAAACGGAAAAAGACGCAAAAGCCTTATTTCCGGAAGAAGTGTGGAACAAACTTCACCTTCAGATTATTTATTACGGCAGAGAATATTCACCCGCCAGAGGAAAAGGAGAGAAGGACTTCATTACAAAAATGATGTTTGAAAAATAA
- a CDS encoding DUF6973 domain-containing protein, with product MRTFKIFFNAIRSMSLKKIMRLLSLLLPHPIFAILSFYATVQTFSIAQKKFPKTASNNGIGNAYRHALWCCFIMMYCCKVSSPQKALDFCKRLTDMHEELFPNEPLETKMDLHNNKFGMDYFMELLPGIHRQFFEKGFFIDSLEKKMTDAKVLKSLDDDFDGHLVYLDDQN from the coding sequence ATGAGGACTTTTAAGATATTTTTTAATGCCATCCGCAGCATGAGCCTGAAAAAGATCATGCGTCTTTTATCGCTCCTTCTTCCCCATCCCATTTTTGCAATACTAAGCTTCTATGCAACGGTACAAACCTTTAGCATTGCCCAGAAAAAATTCCCGAAGACAGCCTCTAACAATGGTATTGGGAATGCCTACAGACATGCATTATGGTGCTGTTTCATTATGATGTACTGCTGCAAGGTCTCCTCTCCCCAAAAAGCATTGGATTTCTGTAAAAGGTTAACGGATATGCATGAAGAACTCTTCCCCAATGAGCCTTTGGAAACCAAAATGGACCTTCACAACAACAAATTCGGAATGGATTATTTCATGGAACTGCTTCCGGGAATCCACAGGCAGTTTTTTGAGAAGGGCTTTTTTATCGATAGTCTCGAAAAGAAGATGACCGATGCAAAAGTTTTGAAAAGTCTGGATGATGATTTTGATGGGCATCTTGTTTATTTGGATGATCAAAATTAA
- a CDS encoding biopolymer transporter ExbD has protein sequence MKIQRRNKANPEFSLAAMTDVILLMLIFFMITSSAANQSAIDVKLPKAGAVEDNIPNPLTVSIKPDGSYFVDDSPVTRDQLEALIVSKLTGQANKSFTIRADENTMHKDVVFVMEIAEKNKFNIAIATVKDK, from the coding sequence ATGAAAATTCAGAGAAGAAATAAAGCAAATCCCGAATTCAGTTTGGCAGCGATGACCGATGTTATCTTGCTGATGCTGATATTCTTTATGATCACTTCATCAGCTGCCAATCAGAGTGCGATTGATGTAAAGTTACCAAAAGCCGGGGCGGTAGAAGATAATATTCCTAATCCTTTGACAGTAAGCATTAAGCCGGATGGGTCTTATTTTGTAGATGATAGCCCCGTGACAAGAGACCAGCTGGAAGCATTGATTGTCAGTAAACTAACAGGTCAGGCTAACAAGTCTTTTACCATACGGGCAGACGAAAATACCATGCACAAAGATGTAGTTTTTGTAATGGAAATTGCTGAAAAGAATAAATTTAATATTGCTATTGCAACCGTTAAAGATAAATAA
- the accD gene encoding acetyl-CoA carboxylase, carboxyltransferase subunit beta: MAFDWFKRKAKNITTSTDEKKDVPKGLWHQTPSGKIVEHDELRRNNYVSPEDGFHVRIGSAEFFDILFDEGKFTELDANVESIDILNFKDTKPYKDRLKEVKAKTKLTDSIRNAVGTVKGTEMVVSCMDFAFIGGSLGSVMGEKIRRAVDYCIANKLPYMIICQSGGARMQEATYSLMQLAKVQAKLAQLSEAGLLYIAYLCDPTFGGITASFAMTADIIMAEPGALIGFAGPRVIRETIGRDLPEGFQTSEFLQEKGFVDFIVKRTEIKDTVAKTVNLLAVNA, encoded by the coding sequence ATGGCATTCGACTGGTTTAAAAGAAAAGCAAAAAACATTACCACCTCTACTGATGAAAAAAAGGATGTTCCCAAAGGCCTTTGGCATCAGACTCCATCAGGAAAAATAGTGGAGCATGATGAACTGAGAAGAAACAACTACGTTTCTCCTGAAGACGGATTTCATGTAAGAATAGGAAGTGCAGAATTTTTTGACATCCTTTTTGACGAAGGTAAGTTCACTGAACTGGATGCCAATGTTGAAAGTATTGACATCTTGAATTTCAAGGATACAAAACCTTATAAAGACCGCTTAAAAGAAGTAAAAGCAAAAACAAAGCTTACAGATTCCATCAGAAACGCAGTAGGAACCGTAAAAGGAACTGAAATGGTAGTTTCTTGTATGGATTTTGCTTTTATCGGTGGATCTTTAGGTTCTGTAATGGGTGAAAAGATCAGAAGAGCAGTGGATTACTGTATCGCCAATAAACTTCCGTACATGATCATCTGCCAGTCCGGAGGAGCAAGAATGCAGGAAGCAACCTACTCCCTGATGCAGCTTGCCAAAGTACAGGCTAAGCTTGCCCAGCTATCTGAAGCAGGACTTTTATACATCGCTTACCTGTGTGATCCTACTTTTGGAGGAATTACAGCGTCTTTCGCTATGACAGCAGACATTATCATGGCTGAACCAGGGGCACTGATTGGTTTTGCGGGCCCAAGAGTAATCCGTGAAACAATCGGAAGAGATCTTCCTGAAGGTTTCCAGACTTCTGAATTCCTACAGGAAAAAGGATTTGTAGATTTCATTGTAAAAAGAACAGAAATTAAAGATACGGTAGCTAAAACAGTCAATTTATTAGCTGTAAATGCTTAA
- the fbaA gene encoding class II fructose-bisphosphate aldolase, with translation MSRIFPAGVATGQLVTDIFQYAKENKFALPAVNVIGSSNVNAVMETAAKLNSPVIIQFSNGGAAFNAGKGLNNDGQRAAILGSIAGAKHIHTLAEAYGATVILHTDHCAKKLLPWIDGLLDASEEHYKQTGKSLYSSHMLDLSEESLEENLEISTKYFERMAKMQMTLEVEIGVTGGEEDGVDNSDVDNSKLYTQPEDIAYTYEKLKAISDNFTIAAAFGNVHGVYKPGNVVLTPKILDNSQKYVQEKFGTTAKPVNFVFHGGSGSTLEEIREAIDYGVIKMNIDTDLQFAYTEGVRDYMVNNIDYLRSQIGNPEGEEKPNKKFYDPRVWVRKGEETFSTRLVKAFEDLNNVNTLK, from the coding sequence ATGAGCAGAATTTTTCCGGCAGGAGTTGCCACAGGTCAATTAGTTACTGATATTTTTCAGTATGCCAAAGAAAACAAATTTGCACTGCCTGCAGTAAACGTAATTGGTTCAAGCAATGTAAATGCTGTTATGGAAACCGCAGCGAAATTAAATTCTCCTGTAATTATCCAGTTTTCAAACGGCGGAGCTGCTTTTAACGCAGGAAAAGGATTAAACAACGACGGCCAGAGAGCAGCAATTTTAGGATCAATTGCCGGGGCTAAACATATTCATACTCTTGCAGAAGCTTACGGAGCTACTGTCATTTTACATACGGACCACTGTGCAAAGAAACTTTTGCCTTGGATCGACGGGTTATTAGATGCAAGTGAAGAGCATTATAAGCAGACCGGAAAATCTCTTTATTCTTCTCATATGCTTGATCTTTCTGAAGAATCTCTGGAAGAAAACCTTGAAATCTCTACCAAATACTTCGAAAGAATGGCTAAAATGCAGATGACTTTAGAAGTAGAGATCGGAGTTACAGGTGGTGAGGAAGACGGAGTTGATAATTCAGATGTTGATAACTCTAAATTATACACTCAGCCTGAAGATATCGCTTACACTTACGAAAAATTAAAAGCGATTTCCGACAATTTTACTATTGCAGCAGCATTTGGTAACGTACACGGAGTTTACAAGCCAGGAAACGTAGTTCTTACGCCAAAAATTCTTGACAATTCTCAGAAATACGTTCAGGAGAAATTCGGAACAACGGCTAAGCCGGTAAACTTTGTATTCCACGGAGGTTCAGGATCTACTTTGGAAGAGATCAGAGAAGCGATCGACTACGGAGTTATCAAAATGAATATTGACACTGACCTTCAGTTCGCTTACACAGAAGGAGTTAGAGACTATATGGTTAACAATATTGATTATTTAAGATCTCAGATCGGAAACCCAGAAGGAGAAGAAAAACCGAACAAAAAATTCTATGACCCAAGAGTTTGGGTAAGAAAAGGTGAGGAAACTTTCTCTACAAGACTGGTTAAAGCGTTTGAAGACTTAAATAACGTAAATACTTTAAAATAA
- a CDS encoding nucleoside recognition domain-containing protein, with protein MVLSRIWSAFIIIAIAIAGIKYITSDHYKTIFNDMVVGKGGDTVQIASQPMNTLSPVVRDSLMKKNDFADSRIHYKTDSLKQEAKVYRVQEADGVIGTSETAVKICIGLIGIMTLFMGFMSIAEKAGGINLLSRFIQPFFSKLFPDIPKNHPAFGHMLMNFSANLLGLDNAATPFGLKAMESLQTLNPNKDTASNSQIMFLCLHAGGMTLIPVSIIAIRASMGSKTPTDIFLPCMIATFAATLAAMIIVSLYQKINLLKPVVLAYVGGISAVIALLVVYLVQLSKDELDTFSKVLSNGLILFIFLAIVLGAVYKKINVFDAFIEGAKEGFTTCVKIIPYLVGMLIAISLLRTSGVFDVIIDGMKWVANTAGFDPRFVDGLPTALIKPLSGSGARGMMVDTMSTFGADSFQGKLAAVLQGSSDTTFYVIAVYFGAVAVKNTRYTVIAMLLADLVGVIVSIALAYLFFA; from the coding sequence ATGGTCCTTAGCAGAATTTGGTCGGCTTTCATTATCATTGCCATAGCCATAGCCGGTATTAAATACATTACGTCAGACCACTACAAAACCATCTTTAATGATATGGTAGTAGGAAAAGGTGGAGATACGGTTCAGATTGCTTCACAGCCAATGAATACACTCTCCCCTGTTGTAAGAGACAGCCTGATGAAAAAAAATGATTTTGCAGACAGCAGGATCCATTACAAAACTGATTCTTTAAAACAGGAAGCAAAGGTTTACCGCGTTCAGGAAGCAGATGGGGTGATCGGGACTTCAGAAACAGCGGTTAAAATCTGTATCGGTCTCATCGGAATTATGACCCTATTCATGGGATTCATGAGTATTGCTGAAAAAGCAGGCGGAATTAATCTTTTAAGCCGTTTTATACAACCTTTTTTCTCGAAATTATTCCCTGATATTCCTAAAAACCACCCAGCTTTCGGGCATATGCTGATGAATTTCAGCGCCAATCTCCTGGGACTTGACAATGCCGCAACTCCATTTGGCCTAAAGGCTATGGAAAGCTTACAAACTTTAAATCCCAATAAAGATACAGCCAGCAATTCGCAGATTATGTTTCTGTGTCTCCACGCAGGAGGAATGACACTGATCCCGGTTTCCATTATTGCAATAAGGGCCTCAATGGGATCTAAAACCCCGACTGATATTTTTCTCCCATGTATGATTGCTACTTTTGCAGCAACATTGGCAGCAATGATTATTGTTTCTTTATATCAGAAAATCAATTTATTAAAACCTGTCGTTCTTGCTTATGTAGGTGGAATTTCAGCTGTTATTGCGCTTCTGGTTGTTTATCTTGTTCAATTAAGCAAAGATGAACTGGATACTTTCAGTAAAGTACTAAGTAACGGACTGATTCTCTTTATCTTCCTCGCCATAGTACTGGGAGCGGTTTATAAAAAAATCAACGTTTTTGATGCATTTATTGAAGGGGCAAAAGAAGGGTTCACCACCTGCGTCAAGATTATTCCTTATTTGGTTGGAATGCTAATCGCAATCTCCCTTTTAAGAACTTCCGGTGTTTTTGATGTCATCATAGACGGAATGAAGTGGGTTGCCAACACAGCGGGTTTTGATCCAAGATTCGTGGACGGTCTTCCAACGGCATTAATCAAACCCCTTTCCGGTTCCGGAGCCAGAGGAATGATGGTAGATACCATGTCTACTTTCGGTGCAGATAGTTTCCAGGGCAAACTTGCGGCGGTTCTTCAGGGAAGCTCAGATACGACGTTTTACGTGATCGCTGTTTATTTCGGGGCCGTAGCCGTAAAGAACACAAGATATACGGTAATTGCTATGCTTCTGGCGGATTTAGTAGGTGTTATTGTTTCAATTGCACTGGCGTATCTGTTTTTTGCTTAA
- the bcp gene encoding thioredoxin-dependent thiol peroxidase yields MLKVGDKLPEFEGTNQDGETITSSKLTGKKLVVFFYPQANTPTCTVEACNLSDNYSKLEKAGYQLLGVSGDSVKKQKNFHNKFAFPYDLIADESHNIIEKFGVWQEKKTFGKTYMGIVRTTFIFDEKGICTRVIEKVTSKTAAEQILEK; encoded by the coding sequence ATGTTGAAAGTAGGAGATAAATTACCTGAATTTGAAGGAACAAATCAGGATGGAGAAACCATAACCTCATCGAAATTAACCGGGAAAAAACTAGTTGTTTTCTTTTATCCTCAAGCCAATACTCCTACCTGTACTGTAGAAGCCTGTAACTTGAGCGATAATTATTCAAAGCTTGAAAAAGCAGGTTACCAATTGCTTGGAGTAAGCGGAGACAGTGTAAAGAAGCAGAAGAATTTTCATAACAAATTTGCATTTCCTTATGATCTTATTGCCGATGAAAGCCATAATATCATAGAGAAATTTGGCGTTTGGCAGGAAAAGAAAACATTTGGAAAAACCTATATGGGCATTGTAAGAACAACTTTTATTTTTGATGAAAAAGGTATCTGTACCAGGGTGATAGAAAAAGTGACTTCAAAAACAGCAGCAGAACAGATTTTAGAGAAATAA
- a CDS encoding MotA/TolQ/ExbB proton channel family protein, with amino-acid sequence MLLTELTQILFAQITAPAVATDDLEFSFWKIMFHGGAFAKIVMVTVLALGVFSLYLFFERFFFIKRLTSKTDANFMDNIEDFIKEGKIESAADYCKRQNSPEGRILEKGISRLGRPVSDIVSAMESQAQVEVANMEKNLNLLAVVPSIAPMLGLLGTVIGMIIAFFNLSHATGSFSPKTLSEGIYTALGQTAVGLAVAIPANFFYNILLTRIDKFVLKAQNMSGEFLDLINKPL; translated from the coding sequence ATGCTGTTAACGGAACTTACTCAGATTTTATTTGCACAGATTACTGCTCCTGCAGTTGCAACAGACGATTTAGAATTTTCATTTTGGAAGATCATGTTCCACGGAGGGGCTTTCGCTAAAATAGTGATGGTTACCGTTTTGGCTTTGGGTGTATTTTCACTGTACCTGTTTTTTGAACGCTTTTTCTTTATCAAAAGGCTGACTTCAAAAACAGATGCCAACTTCATGGATAATATTGAAGATTTTATCAAAGAAGGAAAAATAGAATCTGCCGCAGATTACTGTAAAAGACAGAACTCTCCAGAAGGTAGAATTCTGGAAAAAGGAATTTCAAGGCTTGGACGTCCTGTTTCAGATATTGTAAGCGCCATGGAATCCCAGGCCCAGGTAGAGGTAGCCAATATGGAGAAAAACCTGAATCTTCTGGCTGTGGTACCGAGTATTGCACCTATGCTGGGACTTTTGGGAACGGTTATCGGGATGATCATCGCCTTTTTCAACCTTTCCCATGCAACAGGGTCTTTCTCACCAAAAACATTGTCTGAAGGTATTTATACGGCTTTGGGACAAACGGCGGTAGGTTTGGCTGTAGCTATTCCTGCTAACTTTTTCTATAATATTCTTTTGACCAGAATTGATAAGTTTGTATTGAAAGCACAGAACATGTCAGGGGAATTTTTAGACCTTATCAACAAACCTTTATAA
- a CDS encoding ferric siderophore ABC transporter substrate-binding protein — MKSYTVNKNEQNKDRIKSALLSILIWSAILLFVFLYKLKPELDKQKDEVITTMLVNFGDNRNGNGIEEPADQPGSLAAATEEVTPEPAETPVPETKTVVKPEPAPEPKKTEVKEKVITGNNSKVSVPKKEESKKTDKKTSTSSSSSKTTKKAGATTANSKTGSGDGKGNAAIGNLIRGRGTKAGSQGTGTGIGNAGDPLGGDGNGDSKVGIDRKLVGYIPGTMGRGGEQPANSCKSSGTITVAYTVDKAGNVVSAKRSGGTSDPCITSNAVAWVKKYVKAEKASTSSTGTYKITF, encoded by the coding sequence ATGAAAAGTTACACTGTAAACAAAAATGAGCAAAATAAAGACAGGATAAAAAGTGCCCTACTTTCTATCCTTATCTGGTCTGCAATTTTACTTTTTGTTTTTCTTTATAAATTGAAGCCGGAACTGGATAAGCAGAAAGATGAAGTGATCACAACAATGCTTGTTAACTTCGGAGACAACAGGAATGGAAACGGTATTGAAGAGCCCGCCGACCAGCCGGGAAGTTTAGCTGCTGCTACGGAAGAAGTAACACCAGAGCCTGCAGAAACCCCTGTTCCGGAAACCAAAACGGTAGTAAAACCGGAACCTGCGCCTGAGCCTAAGAAAACAGAGGTAAAAGAAAAGGTGATCACTGGGAACAATTCAAAAGTAAGTGTTCCGAAAAAAGAGGAATCAAAAAAGACAGATAAAAAGACTTCAACAAGTTCAAGCAGTTCAAAAACAACTAAAAAAGCAGGAGCAACAACAGCTAATTCCAAAACCGGAAGCGGTGACGGAAAAGGAAATGCAGCCATCGGAAACCTAATCAGAGGACGAGGAACAAAAGCCGGCAGCCAGGGTACAGGAACCGGAATAGGAAACGCTGGAGATCCTTTAGGGGGTGACGGAAACGGAGACAGCAAAGTAGGCATTGACAGAAAACTGGTTGGATACATCCCTGGAACTATGGGGAGAGGTGGAGAACAGCCCGCAAACAGCTGTAAATCAAGTGGGACAATTACGGTTGCTTACACTGTAGATAAAGCCGGGAATGTAGTTTCAGCAAAAAGATCAGGTGGAACATCCGATCCCTGCATTACATCGAATGCAGTAGCATGGGTTAAGAAATATGTGAAAGCTGAAAAGGCAAGTACATCCTCCACAGGAACTTATAAAATAACCTTCTAA
- a CDS encoding DinB family protein, translated as MITESLKSLYNRDLNKLKAEIESYQNETAIWKTDKNISNSAGNLCLHLVGNLNNYIGAELGKTGYMRNRELEFSLKDIPQAELIEKVTATAVTVDKVLSQLTPEDLEKDYPLVVFGDTMTTGYFLIHLITHLDYHLGQINYHRRLLDI; from the coding sequence ATGATCACAGAAAGCCTTAAATCTCTCTACAACAGAGATTTAAACAAATTAAAAGCAGAAATAGAGTCCTACCAGAATGAAACAGCCATCTGGAAAACCGATAAAAACATTTCAAATTCCGCAGGAAATCTCTGCCTTCACCTGGTGGGCAACCTCAATAATTATATAGGTGCAGAGCTCGGTAAAACCGGCTATATGAGGAACAGGGAACTGGAATTCTCATTAAAAGATATTCCTCAGGCAGAACTCATTGAGAAAGTGACAGCCACGGCAGTCACGGTAGATAAAGTGCTCAGCCAATTAACCCCTGAAGATCTGGAAAAAGACTATCCTTTGGTTGTTTTCGGAGATACAATGACAACAGGCTACTTTCTTATTCATCTGATTACGCATCTGGATTATCATCTGGGGCAGATCAACTATCACAGAAGGCTGCTGGATATCTAA
- a CDS encoding DUF885 family protein: MKNILSKGILGLGLVISLASCKKSDSPLTKVTPTNMDSIASNYYEQYLKLYPLEATSQGDTRYNDQLPINIDRDFISGEVAFYNSVQKQLESVDYKNLSDEEKVVYDVLDYTLKDKIEAYAYHPEYIPFTQFGGLPLNFPLYGSGEGSQPFKTEKDYSDWLKRMEKFPDWMNAATDNFREGINNKIVLPKKLVIKMIPQMKAEEITTTDMAKNIFYGPIRNFPKNLTKAQKDKYSALYTDAITKKIIPAYTKMGAFLEKEYLPKARDTDGYNSLPNGKEIYRYYVKSWTTTKKTPEEINKIGLQQVAMLRAEMEKVKQQVGFTGTLEEFINFVKTDPKAMPYKTSKEVLKGFNDILAKITPKLKTMFGVTPKTKFEIRQTEKFREASASAEYIQGTPDGKRPGIFYIPLPDPSKFNVTSGMESLFLHEAIPGHHYQVSLQQENTKLPKFMRFGWFGAYGEGWAHYCETLGPEFGLYTDPYQKMGYLSDQMLRAVRLVVDTGIHTGTMSREEAIKYFLSNISYDEASATAEVERYMAMPGQALGYKIGSLRIRELREQYQKELGKKFNLASFHDEILSQGCLPLDVLNRKMELWAKKQK; encoded by the coding sequence ATGAAAAACATTTTATCAAAAGGCATTTTAGGGCTTGGACTGGTAATCAGCCTGGCATCCTGCAAAAAATCTGATTCTCCGCTGACGAAGGTAACTCCTACGAATATGGATTCTATTGCATCCAACTATTATGAGCAGTATCTTAAATTATATCCTTTGGAAGCCACTTCTCAGGGAGATACAAGATATAATGACCAGCTTCCCATCAATATCGACAGGGATTTTATTTCCGGAGAAGTTGCTTTCTACAACTCAGTTCAGAAGCAATTGGAAAGTGTTGATTATAAGAATCTTTCGGATGAGGAAAAGGTGGTTTATGACGTTCTGGATTATACTTTAAAAGATAAAATCGAGGCGTATGCCTATCATCCGGAGTACATTCCTTTTACCCAGTTTGGCGGACTTCCCTTGAATTTTCCTCTTTATGGAAGCGGAGAAGGGAGCCAGCCTTTTAAAACAGAAAAAGACTACAGCGACTGGCTGAAAAGAATGGAAAAATTCCCGGACTGGATGAATGCTGCAACTGATAATTTCCGTGAAGGAATCAATAATAAAATTGTTTTACCTAAGAAGCTGGTGATCAAAATGATTCCTCAAATGAAGGCGGAAGAGATTACGACAACTGATATGGCCAAAAATATTTTCTACGGACCTATCAGAAATTTCCCCAAAAACCTTACAAAAGCCCAGAAAGATAAATATTCCGCTTTGTATACTGATGCCATTACCAAAAAGATTATTCCGGCTTACACCAAAATGGGAGCATTTCTGGAGAAGGAATATCTTCCTAAAGCCCGTGATACTGATGGGTATAACAGCTTGCCGAATGGAAAGGAAATTTACAGATATTACGTCAAAAGCTGGACTACGACCAAGAAAACCCCTGAAGAGATCAATAAAATAGGATTGCAGCAGGTAGCCATGCTCCGTGCAGAGATGGAAAAAGTAAAGCAACAGGTAGGTTTTACGGGAACACTGGAAGAGTTTATCAATTTTGTAAAAACAGATCCTAAAGCAATGCCCTATAAAACTTCTAAAGAGGTTCTGAAAGGATTTAACGATATTTTAGCGAAGATTACCCCGAAACTGAAAACAATGTTCGGAGTAACCCCTAAAACGAAGTTCGAAATCAGGCAAACGGAAAAATTCAGGGAAGCCAGCGCGAGTGCAGAATACATTCAGGGAACTCCTGACGGAAAAAGACCGGGAATATTTTATATCCCGCTTCCGGATCCTTCCAAGTTCAATGTAACTTCCGGAATGGAGTCTCTTTTCCTTCATGAGGCTATTCCGGGGCATCATTATCAGGTCTCGCTGCAGCAGGAAAATACAAAGCTTCCGAAGTTTATGAGGTTCGGATGGTTCGGAGCTTATGGAGAAGGCTGGGCGCATTATTGTGAAACTTTAGGCCCTGAGTTTGGTCTTTATACAGATCCTTATCAGAAAATGGGTTATCTGAGCGACCAGATGCTGAGAGCGGTAAGACTGGTTGTAGATACAGGAATCCACACAGGAACCATGAGCAGAGAAGAGGCGATTAAATATTTCCTGAGCAATATTTCTTATGATGAAGCAAGCGCTACTGCAGAAGTGGAAAGATATATGGCCATGCCGGGACAGGCTTTAGGCTACAAAATCGGCTCGCTTCGTATCCGTGAGCTTAGAGAACAGTATCAGAAAGAGCTTGGAAAAAAGTTTAATCTTGCCAGCTTCCACGATGAGATTTTAAGCCAGGGATGCCTTCCACTTGATGTTCTGAACAGAAAGATGGAGCTTTGGGCGAAGAAACAGAAATAA
- a CDS encoding GNAT family N-acetyltransferase, producing MSLKNQPNENNVYETERLILQPMSLEDREFIFELYNRPSFIRYIGDRNLKTVSDAENYIRNRFLPQFEKLGFGNYLIVTKDKGEKIGGVGIFEREGLDVVDIGFSLLEEFEGKGYAYEAAQKVKSIGMDDFGLKKISAITSKDNFSSQKLIKKLGLEFKNYVTLPNDDEELMYFETT from the coding sequence ATGAGCCTAAAAAATCAACCAAACGAAAATAACGTTTACGAAACGGAAAGACTGATCCTGCAGCCCATGTCTCTGGAGGACAGAGAATTTATTTTTGAGCTTTACAACAGGCCCAGCTTTATCAGGTATATTGGCGACCGCAATCTTAAAACGGTTTCCGATGCAGAAAACTATATCAGGAACAGATTTCTTCCGCAGTTTGAGAAATTGGGTTTTGGAAACTACCTTATTGTTACCAAAGATAAAGGTGAGAAAATTGGAGGAGTTGGAATCTTTGAAAGGGAAGGACTGGATGTAGTGGATATAGGGTTTTCCCTGCTGGAAGAATTCGAAGGCAAAGGATACGCCTATGAGGCCGCTCAAAAGGTAAAATCTATCGGGATGGACGATTTTGGTTTGAAGAAAATTTCAGCAATCACTTCAAAAGATAATTTTTCTTCTCAAAAACTGATCAAAAAATTAGGTCTGGAATTCAAAAATTATGTGACACTTCCTAATGATGATGAAGAACTGATGTATTTTGAAACGACATAG